A genomic region of Magnolia sinica isolate HGM2019 chromosome 6, MsV1, whole genome shotgun sequence contains the following coding sequences:
- the LOC131249917 gene encoding BON1-associated protein 2-like encodes MDKSQPQFQSHSRFLEITVISAESLRISNNLIKKNAFVTVQTDPGNCVSTPVDRDGGGYPTWNEKLHLALPGSARSIAVKVQCKTASGSSKTVGMVNIPMSDIVGGYVPAHHLHFLSYRLRQQDGERNGIVNLSIKMVGPENDSRPVLPLEKINGGIAVGIPVPYGCRM; translated from the coding sequence ATGGATAAATCTCAACCACAATTCCAATCACACTCTCGTTTTCTTGAGATCACTGTCATCTCTGCAGAGTCCCTCCGCATTTCCAACAATCTGATCAAGAAGAACGCTTTCGTGACAGTCCAAACGGACCCAGGCAACTGCGTCTCCACGCCTGTAGATAGAGATGGTGGGGGCTATCCGACTTGGAATGAGAAGCTCCATCTGGCATTGCCGGGCAGTGCTCGATCGATTGCCGTCAAGGTGCAATGTAAGACGGCTTCTGGGTCGTCGAAGACGGTTGGGATGGTAAACATCCCCATGTCGGACATTGTGGGTGGATATGTGCCGGCGCACCATCTGCACTTCCTAAGCTACCGTCTGAGACAGCAGGATGGAGAAAGGAACGGGATTGTCAATCTATCTATTAAGATGGTGGGTCCAGAAAATGATAGTAGGCCAGTGCTCCCGTTGGAGAAAATTAACGGTGGGATTGCAGTTGGCATTCCTGTGCCTTATGGGTGTAGAATGTAG
- the LOC131249558 gene encoding ABC transporter G family member 29-like, whose amino-acid sequence MTCKKTPSTVLSPPLISTAWRRTLPSTSRRSSIRSMAPPSIASLGTISLLFVGGSRKEESEFLHFLIFVDEVMELVELDNLKDAIVGLPGITGLSTEQRKSLTIAVELVANPSIIFMDEPTLGLDARAVAIVMRIVRNMVDTGRTVACTIHQPSIDIFEAFDELLLMKRGGQVIYSRPLGQNSQKIIEDFEEILGIPKIKEKYNLATWMLEASSIAAEVRLGIDFAKHYKSSQLYQRNKALVKELSTPAPGAKDIYFPTQYSESTFGQFKSCLWKQWLTYWRSPDYNLAQYFFTLVVALMLGMIFWRVGTKR is encoded by the exons ATGACATGCAAAAAGACGCCATCGACTGTGCTCTCTCC GCCGTTGATAAGCACGGCGTGGAGAAGGACATTGCCAAGTACATCAAGGAGGAGTTCGATAAGGAGTATGGCACCACCTAGCATTGCATCGTTGGGCACAATTTCG CTGTTATTTGTTGGAGGGAGtaggaaagaagaatcagaatttcttcattttttg ATCTTTGTAGATGAAGTGATGGAACTAGTAGAGCTTGATAATCTCAAAGATGCAATAGTGGGCCTCCCAGGGATTACAGGACTGTCGACAGAACAAAGGAAGAGCTTGACAATAGCCGTGGAGCTTGTTGCTAACCCTTCAATCATCTTCATGGATGAACCAACATTAGGTCTTGATGCAAGGGCAGTGGCCATTGTCATGAGAATCGTAAGGAACATGGTTGATACAGGAAGAACAGTTGCCTGCACAATCCATCAACCTAGCATTGACATCTTTGAAGCTTTCGATGAG CTTCTACTGATGAAAAGAGGAGGGCAAGTGATATACTCTCGACCTTTGGGCCAGAATTCGCAGAAGATAATCGAAGACTTTGAA GAGATTCTTGGCatcccaaaaataaaagagaaatacaatctGGCAACATGGATGCTAGAAGCAAGCTCAATTGCCGCTGAAGTTCGATTGGGAATTGATTTTGCCAAGCACTACAAGTCCTCGCAGTTGTATCA GAGAAATAAAGCGCTGGTTAAGGAGCTAAGCACTCCTGCCCCAGGAGCCAAAGATATCTATTTCCCCACACAATACTCTGAGTCTACTTTTGGGCAGTTCAAATCATGCCTTTGGAAGCAATGGTTGACATATTGGAGAAGCCCTGACTATAACCTCGCCCAATACTTCTTCACCTTAGTTGTTGCCCTCATGCTTGGCATGATCTTTTGGCGGGTTGGCACAAAAAGGTAA